The following DNA comes from Camelina sativa cultivar DH55 chromosome 14, Cs, whole genome shotgun sequence.
CAGATTTGCTTTAAGACAGCAGTAAATATATTCGGCCTAGCCGTGTTCATAGAGTTGAAGAGATTCCCTGGTCCGTGCTTTACCAAGAACAGCGACATGAATATCACAAGTGATTTCTGAAACTTGACTGTATATTTGCGTTCAAGGCGTCCGAATAAAACATCCCATACATACTTCATGTGAGGTTCAATCAAACTGTAGTCGATATATTCAATAACCGTGTTAAGCACATACAAGCCTTGCTCATCTGTGCTAGGAGATGAAACAAGATTATTGAATATCACCAGCACTTGACTCATCCAAGTGACCTCATGACATACTTTCTGCAGGAAAGCTTTAAGTAAAGGCACAAGAGCTGGAACGTTGCCCCTTACCTCCCATGATTTCGGCTCGAGAAGCACCTCAAAGATTTGCTTGTAGGTCTTTGAGAGCGGTGGTCTACTTAACTCAACAAGCTGAGCCAGCAACTGAAACGCATAAGGCAAGAACTCTGTGACATCATTTCCCAAAATCTTCAGTAGGCTAGGAAGAAAAGCTGCTTCGAACGGAGGTACAAGAGCAATATCGCGTTCACATCCCCGTCGAACAAGTACAGCCACAGACTCAAAGAGATAGTGGTTAAAGACAGGATTCTTAGGATTATTGCAAACTACACTAAGAATAGAGGTCAACCCCCCGATGCAGTAATTAGCAACATCACCTCTGATATCCGCAACACCAAGAACCCGCATTATACACTTCATTAGGTAATGATTCTCCATAGAATCTGGAAACTTCATTGCGTCAAATAGGTTTGTCATCAACTGCGACAAAAACGGACTTATATCACCAGCACCATACCTACGTTGTCCGCCTTCTTCCTTTACTAGAAAGAACTTCTCTATGCACATAGCAGCATACGAGTGGACCACGTTCGTCTCTGCTGTAAGGAACCGGACCAATTCCGGGAACAACTGAATTCCAAAGGGCTTTGGTATTTGACTACAAAACATTGTTAAGAACTTCAAGGACCCTGTCTTAAGCATTGGAGAAGTGTTGACATCGTGATCTCGTAACTCCAGGTGAATGAAGTTTCCAAAGAAGGTTACAACATCAATGAGATCTGTAGACAAAGACGCACCACCACATGCCTTCTTAGTAGCTAGAGAGACAGCCAAGTAAATTGCACAGTCCTTATCTTTCCACCGTGCAACCTGATTTGCTGAGAATGATAACAAAAGATTCTGTATCTCAATATAAACTACTTGTGCCACTTGGCTTTTGTAGTTTACGGCAAGTTCTTTGAGTAGCTCACAAGCTATTCTCCTTCTAGTATCCACATCACTTCCCTCCATGTCTCTACGGATAAAATCGATATAGTTTATATCGAAaagttcttcatcttcatccctcAAATAAACATTAGGAATGACAATGTCGTGGCAAATCTCCTTGATTACATTGTCGCCAGCAAACCAAGTATGGTGAACACTTCTGCTCAAAATGGTCAGAAACTTGATTGCTCTAGTAGCTAGTTGATCTCTGCTAGGAGACTTTGACACATCTCGGAGTAATGTCAAGATCGTTGATGCAAAACCACTCCAAAAGTCATGAAAATCTTCTTCATATTTCTCCATGTAAAGATTAATAATCTCGCATACCGCAGCGCGAAGATCATCAACAAGTGTTAATCCATCTTCCGTGCTTTTTAAAGCAGAGTAACTTGAGGATAAATACTTGTGAAACTTTTCCATCCACTTGTTTAAATCTTCCTCAAAAGCCTCCGGAAAATCCTGAAAGCTTAACGAGAAAAAGATTCTGCAGCAGAGCTTTTGGGACTCAAGCATAGGCTTAAGGATCGCAGCTGATCCCTCAGCATCAATCAACTCAGCTGTTGTATGGAACATCTCTAGCAAAGGGGCAGCAAAATTACCAAGGCAATAGTTTAACTCACGAAACAGATCATTGGTTCGATACTGATACCTAAACTTCTTGAAAATCGAATTAGCGATGCCAAGAATACCATTGATGGACGCATAATCCTTAACGCTAGCAGCTTTTTTAAGGCTGGCGATAAGCTCTGGAAGCAAAGAAGGCCAAGAGTTTTCTAAATCGTGCTTGCCAATGATTATTAGGGCTTCACTCAACTGACTCTGGATACAAGGGGAAGAACAAGAGAGCATAAGTGAAACAACGAGTGACTTGATTTGCTCCTTCTCTGAATCTTCCATCGGTGAGATACCAGAATCACTAGCAGGGAGCCATCGTGAACGGAGATGGTTCTTGAAGTTGACAGCGGCGGCATGACGGATATGTTCAACGACAGAAGGTTCAGCTACTATTCGGAGAACGGCTAGGCCGTAATTAGGTAGATTGGCTCCGTCAGATAACGATTTCTCAGCGGCTTGACGAGGCTCTCGGAGAGGACAGAGCGTGTCCAGAAAACATTGGGAAAGGGATTGGAGAGTCTTTTGATTCCACTCCATCTTTCTGCAACACAACAGAGGATTAGGGTTGATGCAAAGTATCGAATActagaacaagagagagagagagaggcgagtTACGAGTAGCTAGGGTTTTGACTTGAAAAAGAAGGAAACGGAAGGATATTAATCGAAGCTACGAGCCTAAGAGCAACTCGGGTATTAATACTaaagtttttactttcttaCATTACGTTAAAAGTTGGAATTTTTCATATCTTGATGTTCAAAAAGAAAGACAATTTTCatatttaggaatatatatatatatatataataatatagaaattttcctattttttataatggttgttttcaatttttttttttttttttaaaacaagaagTCCACCCTAGACTATTCAGAAACTCATGATGAAGAGCGAAGCCCAGATAAGTGTATTCTTCTTAGAAGATGGAACGAACGACCTAAGAACCAATGttacaaagaaaatagaagGTGATGGTGAGAGTGAGAAAACCATCTTTAGAGACGGTCAGAGGAGGTTTCTAGTGGATGATAGCACCTAAGAGAGAGAATACACCACAGGATACTACAAAAGAAACGAGAATACGACGTGTAAATTGGCTTCTAGCTCTTTTAAGCTTACAAAACAAATAGGCCGAACAAGGaataagtttttgaaattcGAAACCTCATGGTCACGAAAAATGAtcatatgataattaatagtaCTCTATTTTCTTATAAACCGTTCCGGCCAAAccagtaaatatatttttggccATGGGAATGAAACCAGagcatatattaatattagcTCACCCATAAGAGCATTACAGGACTTGCTGCCAATTGCCTTAGCTGCTTCGACATCCTGTAGGTATGCAAATATTGCACATTCAGGTGTGAactcaaaatcatcaatccTGCAACCAGGTCAAAGAATCACTTATGATAGGAATTTCCTCAAAGTAAAAGGAGAAGCAGATGACAAAGTATTAACCTCCTGACATCAATTCCAGTCGTAAGGAGTGGAAGAAGATCAATTGCATTAGCAATGTTCTGTTGTTGATTCTCAATATATCCTTCATCTTTGTTCTGCCAtttcgaaatataaaaaattaaagctCATCCAAATAAATTCAGGCcataaagataaaattataaagaacaTGAGCTTATTACATTGACTTTGCTATTGGAATCTGTCGACCACGAGAGACATCAATCTCTCTTGCGACACCTCATAACAGTCGGGATTTGGATTCAACTTCAAGTTGTTGAGAAGAACATTACCTGTTGCATCCAACAATCAATACATTATGTGTAACATCCCGGTTTTCTAATTGGGATTTGGACTGGTTTGTTTCATTTCAAGTCCATTAAGAATCAAGTGAGCAAAATACAAAAACGACAAGGGTTTATGTGTGTCGAAGAATGTGCGTATAATACATGgatgcatctccttcttcattTGTGACGGAGAGGAAACGCAAACCTAAACCCTAAGTTGATAAGATTGTGCTACAGTCGTCGTTGCTAAGGTATGAAGCCGTGGTCCTCGCTGTTGTTGTAGTGAGTCTCGTGGAGGAGAAGCTTGAATGGTTGTGTCGAATGAAATAATGAGATGCGTGCTAGATCTACAGACTTGTATGACAGATCTCTATGTACGATACTTAACAGAGAGATGAAAGGATAGTGAAAAGACGATacaagagatttgttaacggggttcggataacctacatccccgggaccaagtccagaatcATTCACTAGAATTAGAAAGCAAAAGTCACATTTGCCAATGATATCTAGCACACACTTGTGCCTACCACTCTAATCTATATGAACTAAAGGAACCaccactctttgtcttttccgacgagtgtgaacctctacaaaaaccaccagcagattctctatcttactggtgggacaacaccacacacaacatgTGTGCTTCTCTCAATTTTAGGTCTAGGGTGCGTCAGCTTCTTCTTGCTACcacctcttccttttatacctcttagagttctccacaaaccctaggttccacaagcttcttcctcttgacttttgggtaaaagcttgttctctttttgtcaacttgacccATGCTTTTGTTTCTGACACACCTAACACAAGTATGCTTTTCTGACACAGCCGCTCCACTGTTTGCTGTAACTTGAAGGTTTTCcgctctgttgcactacacaaccTCTTCACGAGGTTTACCCTGTTTCcagctctgttgcactacacagCCACCAAACATGTATGCTCTGTTTCCACCTCTATTGTACTTCAGGTTTACTCAACTGCTATATATCTTTGCTCTGTTATAGTTGCTCATTTCTTTCTGCTCTGATGTGCTTTCAGGTTCCTCAGCTGATTAAGAATATCTTGGCTGAGTtctcacttcttggatcttcacaataagactccaaggttcagcatgtcacttcattccatgtgacTTCACATTGAGCTGTCTTGGCTGTGGTAGATTCTCTGATTCTCTATCTGAGGAATCATTGCGTCTGTGTCTGTAGCTGGTTACACATATTCCATTTTGTTCATTGCTTCTATGTCTGAACATGTGTTTGTATCAGGTTTGCTCATTGtttcttgatcatctctcttgAGTCTTATAACcagtaacaacaccaatatatcttcaatctctccctttgtTACTGAGTTATAGAACGTTATAGAACTCAAGCTTTCTCTATTCTGGCACTTAATGATTTTCAAGGTAACTGAGACTTTGGCATCTTCATTTCCTTGAGAGGATTATGTCATTGTGATATTCTCTCTTCTGTTTCAATAGTTGCTCCTTTACGCCTTGTTGTCAGTCTTACAATTCTGTCAACACAAtgtatcttcaatctctcccttgttGATTGAATTGTAGGACTGGCAAACGTTGATGATCTGCAACCTGTAAATatcatgttcttgtttcttttggcaCATCCGTTTCAAACAACTTCAAACTCGGTCAACACACAAATCAATCTCTCCCTTGTTGACTGAGTTGAAGGACTCTAGCTCTCCCTTAATCATAACCCATCAAGTTCCTGATTTTGACCTGATCACATCTTCAGTGAATATCAAACGCCTCCAAGTGTTGCCTGCAACCACGACATAgcatagcaacaacaacaactagcaTATGGGAGTAAATCAGAGAGTCTCCCTTTATAGCTCAGTTTGATATTCCACTTCATACAATGAAaccaactcatcatcatcaaaccttgGATTTTGAATGTAACGCCATCTTCTGCATTTATCAAACACCTTCAAGTTGTGACAGCAGCAATGACACAACCATAGCAGACCCAACAACTAGCAAATGGGAGTAAGTACAAGAAGTCTCCCTTTTAAGCATAGTTTGATACTCAAGTAATCAATGGCACTAACTCATCCTGCAAGGTAGCCATAAAAGCTCCCTCTGCTTGAGTGCATAACTAAGGTAAAAAGTAACTTATCAAGAGCATAGTCCAATAAAGAACTCATTATGCAAAATAATGATCCTCCTCTTGCTTTGATGTTAAGAGTCTGCTCAAACTTGCCTGAACACTGCAGAAACTTCACACAtaccaaaatcataaaaccagaaCACGATATCAGCCATCAAACCATTGACAATGATTACTTGGTTACAGTGACACATATGAGAGTAGCTCAGAACTAGTTAACCCATCTTCAGAAATGTACCGCTGTCGCCAATAGGATCAGGATCAAAGCCTGCCGTACGCACAGGAAAGCTAATTTCTGAAGACGAAACACAAACTAGTTCTGAGCCGAGAACAATTCCTTGAGAACACAACTGTGAGAACACTTCTTTGAGAACACAACTGTGAGAACATCTTAAAATCCTCTTTGAACCTAATGACTCTTAACTCAATCATAACCTCATTAGCACTAGCAAGCATGGTGCTTCATTTCAAATCGCAGCCTTTGAACAATTGGAAGCAAAACTGATCAGAAGCAATAACATGATCATCAAAATAATACCTTTGTAGTCGCAGCGGAAACATAGACAATTCTCTCGAACCATGATGATCTTGTGAAATGTAGCACTGACTGAATAGCCTCAACTTCTGTATTTTCTTCTATAGACTAGCTTGTTCAAGTAGTCTTAATCGAAAACTGTTTTTCATCCTTGCAAATATAGGCTTCAAGACGCTCTTCTTTACTAAGGCAGATCAGAGATCCATATACTGTACTTCATGAAGTAGAGGTATCTTCCAAATCAACCAGTTACAATACATATCACACCCATGCTTTTCTTGAAACTCCTCCTGAACCTCAAGCAATATACAGACCAGAGATTTGGTACagaaccacacacacacactagtTGCTTGCAACACCGAAAAGACATCATGACCATAAAAATATTCTTCACCTTAAGAGTAACGTTGAGATAAATCCAGATGAATATACCTTGAGGCAACCTTTAAACAACATCTTTTGATCCCAACAGTGAACCAGTGAATAAGATAGACGATTGCAGCTTCTGAAGCAGTTGTTGTTTCAGTATTTGGAACATCCTTCTTcaacacacaaaagaagaacCTCATAAACAATCCTCAGATTTAAAAACTAGAGCAGCAataatttcttgaatttcaaaAACGATGTCCCAACTTTCACTGACAAGACACTTCAGCTTCCTGGATTACAACTTAATCGGTTTTACTCAACTCTGAGTATTCTACCTCAGATTGATTCCGAACAACATCTCCTTGTAGATGTCACTTACGCTAACCTTGCAGAACTGAACCGGAGTTACACAACTCTGAGTATTCTACCTCAGATTAATCCCGACCATCTTATACTACTAGTGAAAGTGAATCCTTCTCTTAAACTTTAATAATCGAGCGCTCTTACTCTTCTCTTCCAACACCCAGAGGTCTTCTTGAATATTCTGCAACAAATTACTTGTACACAATCCCAACCAATACAAGGTACAACAGAGAACAAAACCAATAACATCTAATAAGAGCTTCAAGGACATTCCTCACTAAAACCTCCattttcaacagaaaaatatGGGTTTCACATCTTCATAGTAACACTTCTCTCGTGACAATAACTCCCAGCAGATATTAATTCCTTGTAATCATATTCCATCAtgcaaaagattttatttacattGACATAGCTCTGAGGTAGTGACATAGAGGTGAATGTCTGCCTTGAACACTTCAGACTTTGGTGCAAGATATTCACCTTCATATCAGATGACTTTCCAcacttcttcacaaacaacttCGTCTTACTCACTGATGGAACTTAATACTTTGATTGTGATTACCAGACGTAGGAACATTAAgaacttctgtttctttttccaacCATGAGGTCTTACACTGAGCTTCTTCTCCTGCATTGATGCAGAGCCTGTCTTGATGCAGAGCCTTCTTTGATGCAGAGCATgacgaaaaaacaaaacagccCAGAAAATTCCAGAGTGATGTGGGATGATCAAGGACAGCAATATGAAACCACAGGAGAAAGCATATCACAATTTGGATTTACAGATTGAAATTTAAGACCAAATTCCCAAAGCATATCCAAAATACTAAACACCGGCGAACATCTAACTTTGGGAACAGTTTCCCATCAAATGACACCGAATCAGAAAGAGACCTTTATATCGCTGAAAAGATCTTGCTTTCAAGATTCCAAGACATCTCTCAATGCATCGATCTGAGGCCTATAGCAAAGTCAAACTCAGAGGCAAAGTCAGACAAGAAACCAGCTTCATGAAACTGCAACTCCATCCAACTCATAacttattcttcatatctcctaCTTTTATCACTATGAGTTAGCTTTTCTCCCCCATGTTGATTATGTGTTTCAACCAAGAACTGTTCCACAGGAAACACACAATCAACAGAACACAGACCTTGACTCTTTGTAGACTTCAAAGACCTTGATGTatctttcataaaaatttgttaaCCATCCTTGATACACGTCATCGACGAAGCACAAATTCAACCCAGAAAATTCTGTAACCTAGTAGCAAGATCAACATCAGAGATAGAGAGCCATAGGTGAAAGCAGATCATGGTTTGGGTTTATGGTTTGCAAGTTATGACCAAATCCCCAAAACATATCGAGAAAGATAACTCTGCAAAcaaccaacttcaaaaccagATTCCAATAATATCACACAGAACCAGAAAAAGATCTTTATGTCCTTAAGAAGATCTCATTTCCAAGTTTGAGAACATCTGTCAGCACTAGAAACCAAGATCCTGTCTTTTGATCTCAACTAATCAATATGACCTcaagtcttcttctttagctAGAAGNNNNNNNNNNNNNNNNNNNNNNNNNNNNNNNNNNNNNNNNNNNNNNNNNNNNNNNNNNNNNNNNNNNNNNNNNNNNNNNNNNNNNNNNNNNNNNNNNNNNNNNNNNNNNNNNNNNNNNNNNNNNNNNNNNNNNNNNNNNNNNNNNNNNNNNNNNNNNNNNNNNNNNNNNNNNNNNNNNNNNNNNNNNNNNNNNNNNNNNNNNNNNNNNNNNNNNNNNNNNNNNNNNNNNNNNNNNNNNNNNNNNNNNNNNNNNNNNNNNNNNNNNNNNNNNNNNNNNNNNNNNNNNNNNNNNNNNNNNNNNNNNNNNNNNNNNNNNNNNNNNNNNNNNNNNNNNNNNNNNNNNNNNNNNNNNNNNNNNNNNNNNNNNNNNNNNNNNNNNNNNNNNNNNNNNNNNNNNNNNNNNNNNNNNNNNNNNNNNNNNNNNNNNNNNNNNNNNNNNNNNNNNNNNNNNNNNNNNNNNNNNNNNNNNNNNNNNNNNNNNNNNNNNNNNNNNNNNNNNNNNNNNNNNNNNNNNNNNNNNNNNNNNNNNNNNNNNNNNNNNNNNNNNNNNNNNNNNNNNNNNNNNNNNNNNNNNNNNNNNNNNNNNNNNNNNNNNNNNNNNNNNNNNNNNNNNNNNNNNNNNNNNNNNNNNNNNNNNNNNNNNNNNNNNNNNNNNNNNNNNNNNNNNNNNNNNNNNNNNNNNNNNNNNNNNNNNNNNNNNNNNNNNNNNNNNNNNNNNNNNNNNNNNNNNNNNNNNNNNNNNNNNNNNNNNNNNNNNNNNNNNNNNNNNNNNNNNNNNNNNNNNNNNNNNNNNNNNNNNNNNNNNNNNNNNNNNNNNNNNNNNNNNNNNNNNNNNNNNNNNNNNNNNNNNNNNNNNNNNNNNNNNNNNNNNNNNNNNNNNNNNNNNNNNNNNNNNNNNNNNNNNNNNNNNNNNNNNNNNNNNNNNNNNNNNNNNNNNNNNNNNNNNNNNNNNNNNNNNNNNNNNNNNNNNNNNNNNNNNNNNNNNNNNNNNNNNNNNNNNNNNNNNNNNNNNNNNNNNNNNNNNNNNNNNNNNNNNNNNNNNNNNNNNNNNNNNNNNNNNNNNNNNNNNNNNNNNNNNNNNNNNNNNNNNNNNNNTCAGCTCTgaattctctttctttctagaCCTTGAAGCTTAATTCAGAGAGGATCGTGTTTTCTTCACAAAGACAATTCAAACCCACTCAA
Coding sequences within:
- the LOC104742269 gene encoding exportin-2-like — encoded protein: MEWNQKTLQSLSQCFLDTLCPLREPRQAAEKSLSDGANLPNYGLAVLRIVAEPSVVEHIRHAAAVNFKNHLRSRWLPASDSGISPMEDSEKEQIKSLVVSLMLSCSSPCIQSQLSEALIIIGKHDLENSWPSLLPELIASLKKAASVKDYASINGILGIANSIFKKFRYQYRTNDLFRELNYCLGNFAAPLLEMFHTTAELIDAEGSAAILKPMLESQKLCCRIFFSLSFQDFPEAFEEDLNKWMEKFHKYLSSSYSALKSTEDGLTLVDDLRAAVCEIINLYMEKYEEDFHDFWSGFASTILTLLRDVSKSPSRDQLATRAIKFLTILSRSVHHTWFAGDNVIKEICHDIVIPNVYLRDEDEELFDINYIDFIRRDMEGSDVDTRRRIACELLKELAVNYKSQVAQVVYIEIQNLLLSFSANQVARWKDKDCAIYLAVSLATKKACGGASLSTDLIDVVTFFGNFIHLELRDHDVNTSPMLKTGSLKFLTMFCSQIPKPFGIQLFPELVRFLTAETNVVHSYAAMCIEKFFLVKEEGGQRRYGAGDISPFLSQLMTNLFDAMKFPDSMENHYLMKCIMRVLGVADIRGDVANYCIGGLTSILSVVCNNPKNPVFNHYLFESVAVLVRRGCERDIALVPPFEAAFLPSLLKILGNDVTEFLPYAFQLLAQLVELSRPPLSKTYKQIFEVLLEPKSWEVRGNVPALVPLLKAFLQKVCHEVTWMSQVLVIFNNLVSSPSTDEQGLYVLNTVIEYIDYSLIEPHMKYVWDVLFGRLERKYTVKFQKSLVIFMSLFLVKHGPGNLFNSMNTARPNIFTAVLKQIWIPNVKLITGAIEVKLTVVAATRLICESPALLDPSASKLWGKMLDSIVTLVSRPEEERVVDEPEMTDEMILENVGYKAAFVNLYNAGRKEEDPLKEIKDPKEFLLASLDRFSSAFPGRYGQMIGENLEQANQEALIQLCNAYNCGIA